From Bordetella flabilis, the proteins below share one genomic window:
- a CDS encoding DUF4198 domain-containing protein: MMLPHRKTLAAAFLLSAAMSLPMAARAHDMWIVPSSTVLSGDTGWVTVDAAVGNDKFYFNHAPLRLDGLQIAGPAGAAVTPENVGRGKLRSTFDVPLAQQGTYRIAVVNDGVFARWKQDGQTKRYVGKPDGLAQAIPAQAQDLEVVQSLGRVETFVTQGKPTPLPPVGKGLELVPVTHPNDLFSGEPATFELRLDGRPAAGHEVTVVPAGGRYRDRTGEIALKTDKDGLVRITWPAPGLYWLQADAQDDKVSVPQASKRRLMYAATLEVLQP, from the coding sequence ATGATGCTTCCCCACCGCAAGACCCTGGCAGCCGCCTTCCTCCTGTCCGCCGCGATGTCCCTGCCCATGGCGGCGCGGGCCCATGACATGTGGATCGTGCCCTCCTCCACCGTCCTGTCCGGCGACACCGGCTGGGTCACCGTCGATGCCGCCGTCGGCAATGACAAGTTCTATTTCAACCATGCGCCGCTGCGCCTGGACGGCCTGCAGATCGCGGGTCCGGCCGGTGCCGCCGTCACGCCGGAAAACGTCGGCCGCGGCAAGCTGCGCAGCACCTTCGACGTGCCGCTGGCCCAGCAGGGCACTTACCGCATCGCCGTGGTCAACGACGGGGTATTCGCGCGCTGGAAGCAGGACGGCCAGACGAAACGCTATGTGGGCAAACCCGATGGCCTGGCCCAGGCCATCCCCGCGCAGGCCCAGGACCTCGAAGTGGTCCAGAGCCTGGGACGCGTGGAAACCTTCGTCACGCAAGGCAAGCCCACGCCGCTCCCGCCCGTGGGAAAGGGATTGGAACTGGTTCCTGTCACGCACCCCAACGACTTGTTCAGCGGGGAACCGGCGACCTTCGAACTGCGCCTGGATGGCCGGCCCGCGGCGGGCCATGAAGTCACGGTCGTGCCGGCCGGCGGCCGCTATCGCGACCGGACCGGCGAAATCGCGTTGAAGACGGACAAGGACGGGCTCGTCAGGATCACCTGGCCCGCCCCGGGCCTGTACTGGCTGCAAGCCGACGCCCAGGACGACAAAGTCAGCGTCCCGCAAGCCAGCAAGCGGCGCCTGATGTACGCGGCGACCCTGGAAGTCCTGCAACCTTGA
- a CDS encoding DUF2271 domain-containing protein, with amino-acid sequence MRKLVLPALLAGLFGRLAHAGGMELTVEIPRLEVSEYHRPYVAIWLERPDQQAVADLAVWYDVAKKNNEGTEWLKDMRQWWRRSGRTQQFPVDGVSGATRPAGRQVLRFDANAAPLATLQPGAYVLAVEAAREVGGRELVRIPFDWPPRQPQPQPLRASGEHELGEIAMKLQP; translated from the coding sequence ATGCGCAAGCTTGTACTGCCTGCCTTGCTGGCCGGGCTCTTCGGTCGGCTCGCCCACGCCGGCGGCATGGAACTGACCGTGGAGATCCCGCGGCTCGAGGTCTCCGAATACCACCGTCCCTATGTCGCGATCTGGCTGGAACGTCCGGACCAGCAGGCCGTCGCGGACCTGGCGGTGTGGTACGACGTGGCCAAGAAGAACAACGAAGGCACGGAATGGCTGAAGGACATGCGCCAGTGGTGGCGCCGCAGCGGCCGCACCCAGCAATTCCCGGTGGACGGCGTCAGCGGTGCGACGCGTCCGGCGGGACGGCAGGTGCTGCGCTTCGATGCCAACGCCGCGCCGCTCGCGACCTTGCAGCCCGGCGCATATGTGCTGGCCGTCGAAGCGGCCCGCGAAGTAGGCGGCCGGGAACTGGTGCGCATTCCCTTCGATTGGCCGCCGCGCCAGCCGCAGCCCCAGCCCCTGCGCGCCAGCGGCGAGCACGAATTGGGTGAAATCGCCATGAAATTGCAGCCTTGA
- a CDS encoding PepSY-associated TM helix domain-containing protein yields MTARPAPSRRAYWLKKLHQWHWISSALCLLGMLAFAITGWTLNNAGLIESRPRVVSAQADLPGDLLRSLHAAAGAPSAAGAGSGTPSSPASRRNKVSRPLPDGVAQWLSERFDTRVPSDGAEWSSSELYISLPRPGGDAWMAVDMESGHVEYERTDRGAIAYLNDLHKGRHAGTAWSWFIDVFALACLVFSLTGLLLLKLHAGHRRATWPMVGLGVLVPVLLAATFIH; encoded by the coding sequence ATGACTGCCCGCCCTGCTCCAAGCCGCCGCGCCTATTGGCTGAAGAAGCTGCACCAATGGCACTGGATCAGCTCGGCGCTGTGCCTGCTGGGCATGCTGGCGTTCGCGATCACCGGCTGGACGCTCAACAATGCCGGGCTGATCGAATCACGGCCGCGCGTGGTCTCGGCGCAAGCCGACCTGCCCGGCGACCTTCTGCGCAGCCTGCACGCCGCCGCAGGCGCACCATCGGCGGCGGGCGCGGGAAGCGGCACGCCATCCTCCCCGGCATCCCGGCGCAACAAGGTGTCGCGGCCGTTGCCCGACGGCGTCGCGCAGTGGCTGAGCGAGCGCTTCGATACCCGCGTGCCGTCTGATGGGGCCGAATGGTCCAGCAGCGAACTCTACATATCCCTGCCGCGGCCGGGCGGCGACGCGTGGATGGCCGTGGACATGGAAAGCGGCCATGTCGAGTACGAGCGCACCGATCGCGGCGCCATCGCGTACCTGAACGATTTGCACAAGGGCCGGCACGCCGGGACGGCCTGGAGCTGGTTCATCGACGTATTCGCCCTGGCCTGTCTGGTCTTCTCGCTGACGGGGCTGCTGCTGCTCAAGCTGCACGCGGGTCATCGGCGCGCCACCTGGCCCATGGTAGGACTGGGCGTGCTGGTGCCCGTGCTGCTGGCCGCCACCTTCATCCATTGA
- a CDS encoding D-2-hydroxyacid dehydrogenase family protein, with amino-acid sequence MHIAIPDDYQDCVRGLACYARLAGHDVTIFHDTVKDIDTLARRFQDADCIVLTRERTRLGEELLRRLPRLRLVSQIGKTAPHIDIAACTAHGVAVAEGSGSGAATAELAWALMLASRRHLVAEANRLRAGQWQHTLGQELRGQRLGVWSYGRIGRQVVDYGRAFGMRVWVWGGPESTARARADGIDVAPTRETFFADSDVVTLHLRLGQATRGVIGADDLARMKPDALLVNTSRAELIAPGALEVALRQGRPGYAAVDTFESEPVLGADHPLLHLDNALCTPHLGFVERDNYEAYFGTAFDNINAFCAGKPVNLVNPEVIGGR; translated from the coding sequence ATGCATATCGCCATACCGGACGACTACCAGGACTGCGTGCGCGGGCTCGCCTGCTATGCCAGGCTTGCCGGGCACGACGTCACGATCTTTCACGATACGGTCAAGGATATCGACACCCTTGCCCGGCGTTTCCAGGACGCCGACTGCATCGTGCTGACGCGCGAACGCACCCGCCTGGGCGAGGAATTGCTGCGCCGCCTGCCCAGGTTGCGCCTGGTCAGCCAGATCGGCAAAACGGCGCCGCACATCGATATCGCCGCGTGCACCGCGCACGGCGTCGCGGTGGCGGAGGGCTCGGGTTCCGGCGCGGCCACGGCCGAACTGGCCTGGGCGCTGATGCTGGCCAGCCGCCGCCATCTGGTGGCGGAAGCGAATCGCCTGCGCGCCGGGCAATGGCAGCACACGCTCGGCCAGGAATTGCGCGGGCAGCGCCTGGGCGTGTGGAGCTATGGCCGCATCGGCCGCCAGGTGGTCGATTACGGACGTGCCTTCGGCATGCGCGTATGGGTGTGGGGCGGCCCCGAATCCACCGCACGCGCGCGCGCCGACGGTATCGATGTCGCCCCCACGCGCGAGACCTTCTTCGCGGACAGCGACGTCGTCACCCTGCACCTGCGGCTGGGTCAGGCCACGCGCGGCGTCATCGGCGCCGACGACCTGGCGCGCATGAAGCCGGATGCGCTGCTGGTCAATACGAGCCGCGCCGAACTGATCGCGCCCGGCGCCCTGGAAGTGGCGCTGCGGCAGGGCCGCCCGGGCTACGCCGCCGTCGACACCTTCGAATCCGAACCCGTGCTGGGCGCCGACCACCCGCTGCTGCATCTGGACAACGCGCTGTGCACGCCGCACCTGGGCTTCGTCGAGCGGGACAACTACGAAGCCTATTTCGGCACGGCGTTCGACAACATCAATGCCTTCTGCGCCGGCAAGCCTGTCAACCTGGTGAACCCGGAGGTGATTGGAGGCCGCTGA
- a CDS encoding tripartite tricarboxylate transporter substrate binding protein: MNASLSRRRLLAAAAAAMTAPWVSRATLAATPAALPDKPLRLIVPFAPGGPVDSLGRLIGKVMSPSLKRSVVVDNRPGGGGIVALNAVSSAPEDGTTVVLSSITLVTTPALMSSVPYDAEKDFDPITVVGFIPHVLVVREDDPAHTLADLVKAAKSRPGALSYGSSGNGTSAHLAGALFADRAGLDVTHVPYRGAAPALTDLLAGRLQFMFLDVPTLLPYLRAGKVRALAVAPAAGARALPEVPTIAASGYPGFDIHAWYGALVKAGTPAPARQALYDAVRDALNSDEAKRYLASVGIDPGGMPPPAFATLIHDDLVGWKQTIGRLHISIG, encoded by the coding sequence ATGAACGCATCCCTATCACGCCGTCGCCTGCTGGCGGCCGCCGCCGCAGCGATGACGGCGCCCTGGGTATCGCGCGCCACGCTGGCCGCCACGCCTGCCGCGCTCCCCGACAAGCCTTTGCGGCTGATCGTGCCCTTCGCGCCCGGCGGGCCGGTCGACAGTCTGGGCCGCCTGATCGGCAAGGTCATGAGCCCGTCGCTGAAGCGCTCGGTGGTCGTGGACAACCGCCCGGGCGGCGGCGGGATCGTGGCCTTGAATGCGGTCAGCAGCGCGCCGGAGGACGGGACCACGGTGGTGCTCTCGTCCATCACGCTGGTGACCACGCCGGCGCTGATGTCGTCGGTGCCCTACGACGCGGAAAAGGACTTCGACCCGATCACCGTGGTCGGCTTCATCCCCCATGTTCTCGTGGTGCGGGAGGACGATCCGGCGCACACGCTGGCCGATCTGGTGAAGGCCGCGAAGTCCCGGCCCGGCGCGCTGAGTTACGGCTCCTCGGGCAACGGTACGTCCGCACACCTGGCGGGCGCGCTGTTCGCCGACCGCGCGGGCCTGGACGTGACGCACGTCCCCTACCGCGGCGCGGCGCCCGCCTTGACCGATCTGCTGGCCGGCCGGCTGCAGTTCATGTTCCTCGACGTTCCGACCTTGCTGCCCTACCTGCGCGCCGGCAAGGTGCGCGCGCTGGCGGTGGCCCCTGCCGCGGGAGCGCGGGCCCTGCCGGAAGTGCCGACGATCGCCGCGTCGGGCTACCCCGGCTTCGATATCCATGCCTGGTACGGCGCCCTCGTCAAGGCCGGCACGCCCGCGCCCGCCAGGCAGGCCCTGTACGACGCCGTGCGCGACGCGCTCAACAGCGACGAAGCCAAGCGCTACCTTGCGTCCGTCGGCATCGATCCGGGGGGCATGCCGCCGCCGGCGTTCGCCACGCTGATCCACGACGACCTGGTGGGATGGAAACAGACCATCGGCCGGCTGCACATTTCCATCGGATAA
- the nodI gene encoding nodulation factor ABC transporter ATP-binding protein NodI produces MTLATPTTVPATPDTLALRIEGLHKRYNGRPIVQDLSFFLRRGECYGLLGPNGAGKTTTLRTLLGLTPFDRGHIDVLGHPVPAQARIARMGVGVVPQMDNLDPDFTVAENLLVFGRYFGLRDAQIRARIPALLEFAALTAKAQARITELSGGMKRRLTLARAMINDPDLIVMDEPTTGLDPQARHLIWERLKALLARGKTILLTTHFMDEAERLCDRLGVLDQGRMIAEGTPRALIDRHVEPQVVEVYGDALQSWLDRHRATLAARVEVSGETAFCYTGDAEPIVRTLRATPGLRYLHRPANLEDLFLRLTGRDMREDT; encoded by the coding sequence ATGACGCTCGCGACGCCAACGACGGTTCCCGCTACGCCCGATACGCTCGCCCTGCGCATCGAGGGGCTGCACAAACGCTACAACGGCCGCCCCATCGTGCAGGATCTTTCCTTTTTCCTGCGCCGTGGCGAATGCTATGGACTGCTGGGTCCGAACGGGGCCGGCAAGACCACGACGCTGCGCACCTTGCTGGGGCTTACGCCTTTCGATCGCGGCCATATCGATGTGCTCGGCCACCCGGTGCCCGCGCAGGCACGCATCGCCCGCATGGGCGTGGGCGTGGTCCCCCAGATGGATAACCTGGACCCCGATTTCACCGTGGCCGAGAACCTGCTCGTCTTCGGCCGCTATTTCGGGCTGCGCGATGCGCAGATCCGCGCCCGCATCCCGGCGCTGCTCGAATTCGCCGCGCTGACGGCGAAGGCGCAGGCGCGCATCACGGAGTTATCCGGCGGGATGAAGCGGCGGCTGACGCTGGCGCGCGCCATGATCAACGACCCCGATCTCATCGTGATGGACGAGCCCACCACCGGGCTGGACCCGCAGGCGCGCCATCTGATCTGGGAGCGCCTGAAGGCGCTGCTGGCGCGCGGCAAGACCATCCTGCTGACGACGCACTTCATGGACGAGGCGGAGCGGCTCTGCGATCGCCTGGGGGTGCTCGACCAGGGACGCATGATCGCCGAAGGCACGCCGCGTGCATTGATCGACCGGCACGTCGAGCCGCAGGTGGTGGAGGTCTACGGCGACGCGCTGCAGTCATGGCTGGACCGCCACCGCGCCACCCTGGCCGCGCGTGTCGAAGTCAGCGGCGAGACGGCATTCTGCTATACCGGCGATGCCGAGCCGATCGTCCGTACCCTGCGCGCCACGCCCGGATTGCGCTATCTGCACCGTCCGGCGAACCTGGAGGACCTGTTCCTGCGCCTGACCGGCCGCGATATGCGCGAGGACACCTAG
- a CDS encoding ABC transporter permease, giving the protein MSVDPVASQAAAVPPAAARPLWHWPWLTARSFAVVRRNFLVWRKTALTTILGDVLDPMVALLALGYGLGSMLPGVDGVRYVTYLSAGSICVGALYGATFEATYNAFSRLQIQRTWDAMLNTPLSLDDVVWAEILWAAAKAIKSGIAILVVVVALDISRAATLAWVPLVLVLLGLVFAGMAMIVSALARGYDFFMYYFTLGVTPMVFLSGVFFPVSQLPAPLVAVMQWLPLSPAVDIVRPLVLGKAPPDLGWNLLQLGVSAVLAIWLAAVLMRRRLLR; this is encoded by the coding sequence ATGAGCGTCGACCCCGTCGCCTCCCAGGCTGCGGCCGTTCCGCCTGCCGCCGCGCGACCGCTGTGGCACTGGCCATGGCTGACCGCGCGCAGCTTCGCCGTCGTGCGGCGCAATTTCCTGGTGTGGCGCAAGACCGCGCTGACCACGATATTGGGCGATGTGCTGGACCCGATGGTCGCGCTGCTCGCGCTGGGCTACGGACTGGGATCGATGCTGCCCGGCGTCGACGGCGTGCGGTATGTGACGTATCTGTCCGCCGGCTCGATCTGCGTGGGCGCGCTGTACGGGGCAACCTTCGAGGCGACTTACAACGCCTTTTCGCGCCTGCAGATCCAGCGCACCTGGGATGCCATGCTCAATACGCCGCTGAGCCTGGACGACGTGGTGTGGGCCGAGATACTGTGGGCGGCCGCCAAGGCGATAAAGAGCGGCATCGCGATCCTGGTCGTGGTGGTGGCATTGGATATTTCGCGCGCGGCCACGTTGGCATGGGTGCCGCTGGTGCTGGTGCTCCTGGGCCTGGTGTTCGCCGGCATGGCCATGATCGTCAGCGCGCTGGCGCGGGGCTATGACTTCTTCATGTATTACTTCACCCTGGGCGTGACGCCCATGGTGTTCCTGTCCGGCGTGTTCTTTCCCGTATCCCAATTGCCGGCACCCCTGGTCGCCGTCATGCAGTGGTTGCCGCTGTCGCCCGCGGTGGACATCGTGCGGCCGCTGGTATTGGGCAAGGCACCGCCCGACCTGGGGTGGAATCTGCTTCAGCTGGGCGTCAGCGCGGTGTTGGCGATCTGGCTCGCGGCGGTGTTGATGCGGCGGCGTTTATTGCGATAA
- the crcB gene encoding fluoride efflux transporter CrcB, whose product MPMLAPLNFIAIGIGAALGAWLRWLLGLSLNAGGWPWGTLAANLVGGYLIGVLVALVGSHPDWPAWVRLACITGFLGGLTTFSTFSAETVAFLEEGAAWTALGYAGVSLAGSLLLTAAGLYTVRVLL is encoded by the coding sequence CTGCCCATGCTTGCCCCCCTGAACTTCATAGCGATCGGCATTGGCGCCGCGCTGGGCGCGTGGCTGCGCTGGCTGCTGGGCCTATCCCTCAATGCGGGCGGCTGGCCTTGGGGCACGCTCGCCGCCAATCTGGTGGGTGGATACCTGATCGGCGTGCTTGTCGCGCTGGTCGGTTCTCATCCGGACTGGCCGGCCTGGGTGAGGCTGGCATGCATTACCGGCTTTCTTGGCGGACTCACGACCTTTTCGACGTTCTCGGCCGAAACCGTGGCCTTCCTGGAAGAGGGCGCCGCCTGGACCGCGTTGGGCTACGCCGGGGTCAGCCTTGCGGGCTCGCTGCTGTTGACGGCAGCCGGCTTGTACACGGTCCGCGTGCTGCTGTAG
- the hpnE gene encoding hydroxysqualene dehydroxylase HpnE: MKAAVVGAGWAGLSAAVALRDAGWEVTVYEAGRTPGGRARRVPREGGALPLDNGQHILLGAYADTLALMRRLGRDPETLLARLPLRLASLDGGFRLAAPRLPAPWHAAWGLLTARGLAWRDRRAALRLMRRLRADRWRVPAGETVARLLDRLRQPAGVIRLLWEPLCLAALNTAPGQACAQLYAHVLRDSLAGRRAASDILVPRVDLSALWPDAAAATCRMRYGHAVRAVDPDDGGIVVDGTRYDAAVLAVPPAAAARVLAQGRAAQFAAGLADIPHSPIATLTLRLAQPWPLPQPMMMLHDYPAEGQDGQWVFDRAWLAGAADGPGEIAVVASAAASLAARDRQQVIDALMVQLREQAARGGLPPMPEVLDATLLIDRRATFMALPGLPRAGQATPWRTLGLAGDWTDTGYPGVLEGAVRSGQRAAAWIMGAG; the protein is encoded by the coding sequence GTGAAAGCCGCCGTCGTCGGAGCCGGCTGGGCGGGCCTGTCGGCCGCCGTGGCCTTGCGCGATGCCGGCTGGGAGGTCACCGTGTACGAGGCCGGCCGCACGCCGGGCGGCCGGGCGCGCCGGGTGCCGCGCGAAGGCGGCGCGCTACCGCTGGATAACGGCCAGCACATCCTGCTGGGCGCCTACGCCGATACGCTGGCCTTGATGCGCCGGCTGGGCCGGGATCCCGAGACCCTGCTGGCGCGCCTGCCCCTGCGCCTCGCCAGCCTGGATGGCGGCTTCCGCCTGGCGGCGCCGCGCCTGCCGGCGCCCTGGCATGCGGCCTGGGGCCTGCTGACGGCCCGCGGGCTCGCGTGGCGGGACCGCCGCGCGGCACTGCGGCTGATGCGGCGCCTGCGGGCGGACCGCTGGCGCGTGCCCGCCGGCGAGACCGTCGCCAGGCTGCTGGACCGGCTGCGCCAACCGGCCGGCGTCATACGACTGCTGTGGGAACCGCTTTGTCTGGCGGCCCTGAATACGGCGCCGGGGCAGGCCTGCGCGCAGCTCTACGCCCATGTCCTGCGCGACAGCCTGGCCGGCAGGCGCGCCGCCTCCGACATCCTGGTGCCCCGCGTCGATCTTTCCGCGCTATGGCCGGATGCGGCCGCGGCGACGTGCCGCATGCGGTATGGCCATGCCGTCAGGGCCGTGGATCCCGACGATGGCGGCATCGTGGTCGACGGTACGCGCTACGACGCAGCGGTGCTGGCCGTGCCGCCCGCGGCCGCCGCGCGCGTGCTGGCGCAGGGCCGGGCGGCCCAGTTCGCCGCCGGACTGGCCGATATACCGCATTCCCCCATTGCCACGCTGACACTGCGATTGGCGCAGCCCTGGCCGCTGCCGCAGCCGATGATGATGCTGCATGACTATCCCGCCGAAGGACAGGACGGCCAGTGGGTATTCGACCGTGCCTGGCTCGCGGGTGCCGCGGATGGACCGGGCGAGATCGCCGTCGTCGCAAGCGCCGCGGCAAGCCTCGCTGCGCGCGACCGGCAGCAGGTCATCGATGCGTTGATGGTGCAGTTGCGCGAGCAGGCGGCGCGCGGCGGCTTGCCCCCCATGCCGGAGGTGCTGGACGCCACCCTGCTGATCGACAGGCGCGCGACCTTCATGGCGCTCCCGGGCTTGCCGCGTGCCGGCCAGGCCACGCCGTGGCGCACGCTGGGGCTGGCCGGCGACTGGACCGATACCGGTTATCCCGGCGTGCTGGAAGGCGCGGTGCGCAGCGGCCAGCGCGCCGCGGCATGGATCATGGGCGCGGGCTGA
- the hpnD gene encoding presqualene diphosphate synthase HpnD: MTPDEYCQDKAAKSGSSFYYAFLFLPPERRRAITALYAFGREVDDVVDECTDVSVARIKLAWWRTEVDKMYGGAASHPVTRALAPHLEAYGITRERLLAVIDGMEMDLDQTRYLDWPGLRKYCWHVAGVIGEMSAAIFGHTDPATLQYAEKLGLAFQMTNIIRDVGDDARRGRIYLPVNELQQFGVKAADILDGRYSPAFSALMAFQAERARGLYREAMTALPEADRRAQRPGLMMAAIYHALLDEIERDDWQVLHQRISLTPVRKLWLAWKTWVSGGRGLVRRLSR, encoded by the coding sequence ATGACTCCCGACGAATACTGCCAGGACAAGGCCGCCAAGAGCGGGTCCAGCTTCTACTACGCCTTCCTCTTCCTGCCGCCGGAGCGCCGGCGCGCCATCACCGCGCTGTACGCCTTCGGGCGCGAGGTCGACGATGTGGTGGACGAATGCACCGATGTCTCCGTGGCGCGCATCAAGCTGGCCTGGTGGCGTACCGAGGTCGACAAAATGTACGGCGGCGCGGCCAGCCACCCCGTCACGCGCGCGCTGGCGCCCCACCTGGAGGCATATGGCATCACCCGTGAGCGCCTCCTGGCCGTCATCGACGGCATGGAAATGGACCTCGACCAGACGCGCTACCTGGACTGGCCGGGGCTGCGCAAATACTGCTGGCACGTGGCGGGCGTCATCGGTGAAATGTCCGCTGCGATCTTCGGCCATACCGATCCCGCCACGCTCCAGTATGCCGAAAAGCTGGGCCTCGCCTTCCAGATGACCAACATCATCCGCGACGTCGGCGACGACGCCCGCCGCGGCCGCATCTACCTGCCGGTCAACGAGCTGCAGCAGTTCGGCGTCAAGGCGGCGGACATCCTGGACGGCAGGTATTCCCCCGCCTTCAGCGCCTTGATGGCCTTCCAGGCTGAACGGGCGCGTGGACTGTACCGGGAGGCCATGACCGCCCTGCCCGAGGCCGATCGGCGGGCCCAGCGTCCCGGCCTGATGATGGCCGCCATCTACCACGCGCTGCTCGACGAAATCGAGCGTGACGACTGGCAGGTGCTGCATCAGCGGATCTCCCTGACGCCCGTGCGCAAGCTATGGCTGGCCTGGAAGACCTGGGTGAGCGGCGGACGGGGGCTCGTGCGGCGGCTGTCACGGTGA
- the hpnC gene encoding squalene synthase HpnC, with translation MAVDHYENFPVASLLLPRRLRGAVADIYRFARSADDIADEGAMEDAWRLEQLAAYRAQLHWIASGARSDAGPAPALAPIFEPLAATIARHQLPITPFYDLLSAFEQDVSVKRYADMPALLDYCARSANPVGRLMLHLYGAVTPDNLRDADAICSGLQLVNFWQDVRVDHRKDRIYLPLDAMRRHGVTEDDIAACRLSPQWTALMAERIEATRALLNCGAPLARRLPGRIGLELRLVVQGGLRILERIEMARYDVFMNRPQLGAKDWGVMLWRACT, from the coding sequence ATGGCCGTCGACCACTACGAGAACTTCCCCGTCGCCTCCCTGCTGCTGCCGCGCCGCCTGCGCGGCGCCGTCGCGGACATTTATCGTTTCGCCCGCAGCGCCGACGACATCGCCGACGAAGGCGCCATGGAGGACGCCTGGCGGCTGGAGCAATTGGCGGCCTACCGGGCGCAGTTGCACTGGATCGCCTCCGGCGCGCGCAGCGATGCGGGGCCGGCGCCCGCGCTGGCGCCCATCTTCGAGCCCCTGGCGGCCACCATCGCCCGGCATCAATTGCCGATCACGCCCTTCTACGATCTGCTGTCCGCCTTCGAGCAGGACGTAAGCGTCAAGCGCTATGCCGACATGCCCGCTCTGCTGGACTACTGCGCGCGTTCGGCCAATCCGGTCGGACGGCTGATGCTGCATCTGTATGGCGCCGTGACGCCGGACAACCTGCGCGACGCCGATGCCATCTGCAGCGGATTGCAGTTGGTCAATTTCTGGCAGGACGTCCGGGTGGATCATCGCAAGGACCGCATCTACCTGCCGCTGGATGCGATGCGCCGCCATGGCGTCACGGAGGATGACATCGCCGCCTGCCGCCTGTCGCCGCAATGGACGGCCCTGATGGCCGAGCGCATCGAAGCCACCCGCGCGCTGTTAAACTGCGGCGCGCCGCTGGCCCGCCGCCTTCCCGGCCGTATCGGCCTGGAATTGCGGCTGGTGGTCCAAGGCGGCCTGCGTATACTGGAACGCATCGAAATGGCACGCTATGACGTGTTCATGAACCGCCCTCAATTGGGCGCCAAGGATTGGGGCGTCATGCTGTGGCGCGCTTGCACCTGA
- the alr gene encoding alanine racemase yields the protein MPRPISVTISVSALAHNLGVVRQHLDQATAAGAARSAGTPRVPPSIWAVIKAHGYGHGIEQAMQGFAQADGLAMLDLAEAAHCRESGWGKPLLLLEGYFEPDDLHVVDRHRLTTVVHCQPQLDMLARFRPQHPLNIFLKLNTGMNRLGFEPGAYRQAYRHAQELQARGVVGTLGRMTHFANADGPQGIAAQHDVFRRVAGDLPGPASVCNSAATLRYPEIAVADSPAASWVRPGICLYGASPFFDTDAASFGLRPAMSLRSRIIAIQALQPGDTVGYGSLFTAQAPTRVGVVACGYADGYPRHAGTGTPIVVEGVRTRVLGRVSMDMLAVDLTPVPDASIGAPVSLWGADGPSVDEVAQAAGTIGYELLCALAPRVPVRTTP from the coding sequence ATGCCACGACCGATTTCCGTCACTATTTCCGTCTCCGCACTGGCGCACAATCTTGGCGTGGTGCGCCAACATCTGGATCAGGCCACCGCCGCCGGCGCCGCGCGATCGGCAGGCACGCCCCGGGTGCCGCCGTCGATCTGGGCCGTCATCAAGGCGCATGGCTACGGGCACGGCATCGAGCAGGCCATGCAGGGCTTCGCCCAGGCGGATGGCCTTGCCATGCTCGATCTGGCCGAAGCCGCGCATTGCCGTGAATCGGGCTGGGGCAAGCCGCTCCTGCTGCTGGAAGGCTATTTCGAACCGGACGACCTGCATGTCGTCGATCGCCATCGCCTGACCACCGTCGTGCATTGCCAGCCCCAGCTCGACATGCTCGCCCGCTTCAGGCCGCAACATCCGCTGAATATCTTCCTCAAGCTCAACACGGGCATGAACCGCCTGGGATTCGAGCCGGGCGCCTATCGCCAGGCGTATCGCCACGCGCAGGAACTCCAGGCGCGCGGCGTGGTGGGCACGCTGGGCCGCATGACGCACTTCGCCAATGCGGACGGTCCGCAGGGCATCGCCGCGCAGCACGATGTGTTTCGACGTGTCGCCGGGGACCTGCCCGGCCCGGCCAGCGTGTGCAACTCCGCCGCGACCCTCCGCTATCCGGAAATCGCCGTGGCGGACAGCCCGGCGGCAAGCTGGGTGCGGCCGGGCATCTGCCTGTACGGCGCTTCGCCTTTCTTCGACACCGACGCGGCCTCCTTCGGCCTGCGTCCGGCCATGTCGCTGCGCTCGCGCATTATCGCGATCCAGGCCTTGCAGCCCGGCGATACCGTGGGCTACGGCAGTCTCTTCACCGCGCAGGCGCCGACCCGCGTCGGCGTCGTGGCGTGCGGCTATGCCGATGGCTATCCGCGCCATGCCGGCACGGGCACGCCGATTGTCGTGGAGGGCGTGCGCACGCGCGTGCTGGGCAGGGTGTCGATGGACATGCTGGCCGTGGACCTGACGCCCGTGCCGGACGCCAGCATCGGCGCGCCGGTTTCGCTGTGGGGCGCGGACGGTCCGTCCGTCGACGAAGTCGCCCAGGCGGCCGGCACCATCGGCTACGAACTGCTCTGCGCGCTGGCGCCGCGCGTGCCGGTGCGCACGACGCCCTGA